A single Myxococcales bacterium DNA region contains:
- a CDS encoding AAA family ATPase has product MKQRHAQVSQAPTNPRAAGAPARFDVADLYRGPLGDVDPRPPEAVPVDEKVRQAYFWIVNHAIISPFYDLEFVDAPPATFRLGEQQTTLVLPTAQSYSSYVLLPLLNLAVRRRCLLVGGPGRGKTVIATLLGLLAGYSPREMKQGIQHGQPQMTIADLLGNPLPSSLVSATTMDDVKIAWRKWLGMRVKIIDEYNRIPTRTQSALLTVMGDEYAELYDQIYECPPAAWYLTANDDAGGGTYQVIEALRDRIDVVVKALHFNTRFFGELLDRVESGQRPEDLVPPEIVFTPAELDRMEREIRAVHLPAPLLRRMEFFAAQFEFLEPAGRTLEYQTKDTLKVAAVPFETVAARGGVDDLGAQTKNGLSVRALTTCLIFAKALAWFRGGREVGFDDVRQILPFVLHDKLVQHRDAAFFEAAEHAPYRADLVGWIRVLFDRACQEYDRLGRDQADPVGAALATFDVGLEGLDEPTVDERLAGLERQLREIEQGGKLYGHLFDDVLALKYLHQRYTNYRAWLRARGAAT; this is encoded by the coding sequence ATGAAGCAGCGCCACGCGCAGGTGAGCCAGGCCCCGACCAACCCCCGGGCCGCGGGCGCCCCGGCGCGCTTCGACGTGGCCGACCTGTACCGCGGGCCGCTCGGGGACGTCGACCCGCGCCCGCCCGAGGCGGTGCCCGTCGACGAGAAGGTGCGGCAGGCGTACTTCTGGATCGTCAACCACGCGATCATCAGCCCGTTCTACGATCTCGAGTTCGTCGACGCGCCGCCGGCGACCTTCCGCCTCGGCGAGCAGCAGACCACCCTGGTCCTGCCGACCGCGCAGAGCTACTCGAGCTACGTGCTCCTGCCGCTGCTCAACCTCGCGGTCCGGCGCCGGTGCCTGCTGGTCGGCGGCCCCGGTCGGGGCAAGACGGTGATCGCGACCTTGCTCGGCCTGCTGGCCGGCTACAGCCCGCGCGAGATGAAGCAGGGGATCCAGCACGGGCAGCCGCAGATGACGATCGCCGACCTGCTCGGCAACCCGCTGCCGTCGAGCCTGGTCAGCGCGACGACGATGGACGACGTCAAGATCGCCTGGCGCAAGTGGCTGGGGATGCGCGTCAAGATCATCGACGAGTACAACCGCATCCCGACCCGCACGCAGTCGGCGCTGCTGACCGTGATGGGCGACGAGTACGCCGAGCTCTACGACCAGATCTACGAGTGCCCGCCGGCCGCCTGGTACCTGACCGCCAACGACGACGCCGGCGGCGGCACCTACCAGGTGATCGAGGCGCTGCGCGACCGCATCGACGTGGTGGTCAAGGCGCTGCACTTCAACACGCGGTTCTTCGGCGAGCTGCTCGATCGGGTCGAGTCGGGGCAGCGCCCCGAGGACCTGGTGCCTCCGGAGATCGTCTTCACGCCGGCCGAGCTCGATCGCATGGAGCGCGAGATCCGCGCGGTCCACCTGCCGGCGCCGCTGCTCCGGCGGATGGAGTTCTTCGCCGCGCAGTTCGAGTTCCTCGAGCCGGCCGGCCGCACGCTCGAGTACCAGACCAAGGACACGCTCAAGGTCGCGGCGGTGCCGTTCGAGACCGTCGCCGCCCGCGGCGGCGTCGACGATCTGGGCGCCCAGACCAAGAACGGCCTGTCGGTGCGCGCGCTGACCACGTGCCTGATCTTCGCCAAGGCGCTGGCGTGGTTCCGTGGCGGCCGCGAGGTCGGCTTCGACGACGTCCGCCAGATCTTGCCGTTCGTGCTCCACGACAAGCTGGTCCAGCACCGCGACGCGGCGTTCTTCGAGGCGGCCGAGCACGCCCCCTACCGCGCCGACCTGGTCGGGTGGATCCGGGTGCTGTTCGATCGCGCGTGCCAGGAGTACGACCGGCTCGGCCGCGATCAGGCCGACCCGGTCGGCGCGGCGCTCGCGACGTTCGACGTCGGCCTCGAGGGCCTCGACGAGCCCACGGTCGACGAGCGCCTGGCCGGGCTCGAGCGCCAGCTGCGCGAGATCGAGCAGGGCGGCAAGCTCTACGGCCACCTGTTCGACGACGTGCTCGCGCTGAAGTACCTGCACCAGCGCTACACCAACTACCGCGCGTGGCTCCGCGCCCGCGGCGCGGCGACGTGA
- a CDS encoding VWA domain-containing protein, with protein MSRAALDLAAARFADAWPDARVAFSPYTRLAAPILCRTKADERREGLEGSFAMIRMRDQRIVISLAQVVELALAEHAHAILAHEVGHYVHAPGTLREHVLLHDRIRRTLPAELASHAGLVANLYTDLLLNDRLQRSRTADIAAVYVALRRPEASELWTVYMRAYERLWALAAGTLTDAGDVAIEADAELIARIVRSFRDRWLEGAPSFALLIAPYLERLPTDRLGLAPWMDTAATSVGELIPDGLIDDDFDPADVKHPAIDPALGDDADDGGADEPAPPQRFPPGRSAGSDGRPDRRKVARGPEAWLDLMRAVGVRRTPRELVGRYYRELAMPHVPPFPAQRLARAGDPLPEGLDPWEAGGALEAIDWFETLARSPVVVPGVTTVQRAFGVTEGGEPERRVPDLYVGIDCSGSMGNPAKQLAYPVVAGVVLTLSALRAGARVMACLSGEWHGQGNFTETAGFVRDEGAVLGVLTDYLGTGCSFGLPRLIKTFVEAPAPTRPVHVLVVSDSDLFGEIDGTADGWALAARAVERAGGGASAVLRLANAPYYEPHLARLRDAGFTPYLVASEPELVAFARAFARRTFGRP; from the coding sequence GTGAGCCGCGCCGCGCTCGATCTCGCGGCCGCGCGGTTCGCCGATGCCTGGCCCGACGCGCGGGTCGCGTTCAGCCCCTACACCCGCCTGGCCGCGCCGATCCTGTGCCGCACCAAGGCCGACGAGCGCCGCGAGGGCCTCGAGGGCTCGTTCGCGATGATCCGGATGCGCGATCAGCGCATCGTGATCAGCCTGGCGCAGGTCGTCGAGCTGGCCCTGGCCGAGCACGCCCACGCGATCCTCGCGCACGAGGTCGGGCACTACGTCCACGCGCCGGGCACGCTGCGCGAGCACGTGCTCCTGCACGACCGGATCCGGCGGACGCTGCCGGCCGAGCTCGCCAGCCACGCCGGGCTGGTCGCGAACCTGTACACCGATCTGTTGCTCAACGATCGGCTGCAGCGGAGCCGCACCGCCGACATCGCCGCGGTCTACGTCGCGCTGCGCCGGCCCGAGGCCAGCGAGCTGTGGACCGTCTACATGCGGGCCTACGAGCGGCTGTGGGCGCTCGCGGCGGGCACGCTGACCGACGCCGGGGACGTCGCGATCGAGGCCGACGCCGAGCTGATCGCGCGCATCGTGCGCAGCTTCCGGGATCGCTGGCTCGAGGGCGCGCCGTCGTTCGCGCTGCTGATCGCGCCGTACCTCGAGCGCCTGCCGACCGATCGCCTCGGGCTGGCGCCGTGGATGGACACGGCGGCGACGTCGGTCGGCGAGCTGATCCCCGACGGGCTCATCGACGACGACTTCGATCCCGCCGACGTCAAGCACCCCGCGATCGACCCGGCGCTGGGCGACGACGCCGACGACGGCGGCGCCGACGAGCCGGCGCCGCCGCAGCGGTTTCCGCCGGGCCGGTCGGCGGGCAGCGACGGTCGGCCCGATCGCCGCAAGGTCGCGCGCGGGCCCGAGGCGTGGCTCGACCTGATGCGCGCGGTCGGCGTCCGGCGCACGCCGCGCGAGCTGGTCGGCCGCTACTACCGCGAGCTGGCGATGCCGCACGTGCCGCCGTTCCCGGCGCAACGGCTGGCCCGGGCCGGCGACCCGCTGCCCGAGGGCCTCGACCCGTGGGAGGCCGGCGGCGCGCTCGAGGCGATCGACTGGTTCGAGACCCTCGCCCGCAGCCCGGTGGTGGTGCCGGGCGTGACGACGGTGCAGCGGGCGTTCGGGGTGACCGAGGGCGGCGAGCCCGAGCGCCGCGTTCCCGACCTCTACGTCGGCATCGACTGCTCGGGCTCGATGGGCAACCCCGCCAAGCAGCTCGCGTACCCGGTGGTCGCGGGCGTCGTGCTCACCTTGTCCGCGCTGCGCGCCGGCGCCCGGGTGATGGCGTGCCTGTCCGGCGAGTGGCACGGGCAGGGCAACTTCACCGAGACCGCGGGCTTCGTCCGCGACGAGGGCGCCGTGCTCGGCGTCCTCACCGACTACCTCGGCACCGGCTGCTCGTTCGGGCTGCCCCGGCTGATCAAGACCTTCGTCGAGGCGCCCGCGCCGACGCGCCCCGTGCACGTGCTGGTCGTGAGCGACTCCGATCTGTTCGGCGAGATCGACGGCACCGCCGACGGGTGGGCGCTGGCGGCGCGCGCGGTCGAGCGGGCCGGCGGCGGCGCCAGCGCGGTGCTGCGCCTCGCCAACGCCCCGTACTACGAGCCGCACCTGGCGCGGCTGCGCGACGCCGGCTTCACGCCGTACCTGGTCGCGAGCGAGCCGGAGCTGGTGGCCTTTGCGCGCGCGTTCGCGCGGCGTACCTTCGGGAGGCCGTGA
- a CDS encoding phenylacetate--CoA ligase family protein, with product MTRIPDAWRARAPAMTERAWAGLARVLEHADAPRYNRTLGDRVGAEELAALDACRTALTTGAREAAAAPSAAIVEFVEALRPRLFLLDDLPVGFDVARDFEALPTTDRDALAHRLEDLVPRDLPIDDAIVYSTSATTGHAVIIPSHPTAMVQNLAHLERVIHLHGVAFAPQPGEPLAVNASMQRQTYVFATTMSGWAGAVFAKLNLAPHDWGGGAASRDRFLRDFAPRLVASEPVTLAEALRRELPLRPSVVISSAVSLRPELADALRAAWGTTVIDLYSTTETGPVAACVPGVPGHVVLLPDLFVEVLGPTGERLPDGARGELTLTGGRNRYLPLVRYRTGDYGRLATVTLADGRPARTILDLEGRAPVGFRATDGGRVTSVDVARRIRPLAPFVQHALHQRADGSVELRLRPLPGVPIPREDFEHTLRDLFGRDAQVEVVIDPALGAGGGKVVAWRRDGD from the coding sequence ATGACCAGGATCCCCGACGCCTGGCGCGCGCGCGCGCCGGCGATGACCGAGCGTGCCTGGGCCGGCCTGGCGCGGGTGCTCGAGCACGCGGACGCGCCGCGCTACAACCGCACGCTCGGCGACCGGGTCGGGGCCGAGGAGCTGGCGGCGCTCGACGCGTGCCGGACCGCGCTGACCACCGGCGCGCGCGAGGCCGCGGCGGCGCCGTCGGCGGCGATCGTCGAGTTCGTCGAGGCGCTGCGGCCGCGGCTGTTCTTGCTCGACGATCTCCCGGTCGGCTTCGACGTCGCGCGCGACTTCGAGGCGCTGCCGACCACCGATCGCGACGCCCTGGCCCATCGGCTCGAGGATCTGGTCCCGCGCGATCTGCCGATCGACGACGCCATCGTCTACTCGACCTCGGCCACCACCGGGCACGCGGTGATCATCCCCAGCCACCCGACCGCGATGGTGCAGAACCTCGCGCACCTCGAGCGCGTGATCCACCTCCACGGCGTCGCCTTCGCGCCGCAACCCGGCGAGCCGCTCGCGGTCAACGCGTCGATGCAGCGCCAGACCTACGTCTTCGCCACGACGATGAGCGGCTGGGCCGGCGCGGTGTTCGCCAAGCTCAACCTCGCGCCCCACGACTGGGGCGGCGGCGCCGCGTCGCGCGATCGGTTCCTGCGCGACTTCGCGCCGCGGCTGGTCGCGTCCGAGCCGGTCACGCTGGCCGAGGCGCTGCGGCGCGAGCTGCCGCTGCGCCCGTCCGTCGTGATCTCGAGCGCGGTGAGCCTGCGGCCCGAGCTCGCCGACGCGCTCCGCGCCGCGTGGGGCACGACGGTCATCGATCTGTACTCGACCACCGAGACCGGCCCCGTCGCCGCGTGCGTGCCCGGCGTCCCGGGTCACGTCGTGCTGCTGCCGGATCTGTTCGTCGAGGTGCTCGGCCCAACCGGCGAGCGCCTGCCCGACGGCGCCCGTGGCGAGCTGACCCTCACCGGCGGGCGCAACCGCTACCTGCCGCTGGTGCGCTACCGGACCGGCGACTACGGCCGGCTCGCGACGGTGACGCTGGCCGACGGTCGCCCGGCGCGCACGATCCTCGACCTCGAGGGCCGCGCCCCGGTCGGCTTCCGCGCCACCGACGGCGGTCGGGTCACCTCGGTCGACGTCGCGCGGCGGATCCGCCCGCTGGCGCCGTTCGTCCAGCACGCGCTGCACCAGCGCGCCGACGGCTCGGTCGAGCTCCGGCTGCGCCCGCTGCCGGGCGTGCCGATCCCGCGCGAGGACTTCGAGCACACGCTGCGCGACCTGTTCGGCCGCGACGCCCAGGTCGAGGTCGTGATCGATCCGGCGCTCGGTGCCGGCGGCGGCAAGGTCGTCGCCTGGCGGCGCGACGGCGACTAG
- a CDS encoding malonic semialdehyde reductase has translation MRSPLSDDALAQLFLSARTHNVWQARPVEDGQLQRIYELARMAPTAANSQPLRVVFVKSPEAKARLRPALSAGNVDKTMAAPVTAIVAFDTAFHEHMGTLFPHNPGTGAAMTAMAEPARTTFLYRNGSLQGAYLMLAARALGLDCGPMSGFDAAKVDAAFFADGRWRSNFLCNLGYGDDAKVHPRAPRLDFADACRIE, from the coding sequence ATGCGAAGCCCGCTCTCCGACGACGCCCTCGCCCAGCTGTTCCTGTCCGCGCGCACCCACAACGTGTGGCAGGCGCGCCCGGTGGAGGACGGCCAGCTCCAGCGCATCTACGAGCTGGCGCGGATGGCGCCGACGGCGGCGAACTCGCAGCCGCTGCGGGTGGTGTTCGTGAAGAGCCCCGAGGCCAAGGCGCGGCTCCGGCCGGCGCTGAGCGCGGGCAACGTGGACAAGACGATGGCCGCGCCGGTCACGGCGATCGTGGCGTTCGACACCGCGTTCCACGAGCACATGGGCACGCTGTTCCCACACAACCCGGGCACGGGCGCGGCGATGACCGCGATGGCCGAGCCCGCGCGCACGACCTTCCTGTACCGGAACGGCTCGCTGCAAGGCGCCTACCTCATGCTGGCGGCGCGCGCGCTGGGGCTCGACTGCGGCCCGATGAGCGGCTTCGACGCGGCCAAGGTGGACGCCGCGTTCTTCGCCGACGGGCGCTGGCGCTCGAACTTCCTGTGCAACCTCGGCTACGGCGACGACGCCAAGGTGCACCCGCGGGCGCCGCGCCTCGACTTCGCCGACGCCTGTCGGATCGAGTAG
- a CDS encoding prolyl oligopeptidase family serine peptidase produces the protein MGAPSCSQPIGTGGRERGPLARIRRPRGSQLMVKRIWLCALVAMGCGRASNDRAPEVDRGAPRASAVASFPLVPVRAALRTQIFGDAEQSPAPEPPAGVFIKTYYQRGSDSLVAYETPVVEGARRPAVVWIAGGFNWGIDANAWTQGAADDDQSATMLRPPGIVLMRPSLRGANDNPGRPECFLGEVDDILAAADHIAQRPDVDPSRIYLGGHSTGGTLALLAAASTARFRAVFAFGPVADPRDYGADGCLPSHASEDEVVPRAPMAWMNGIVTPTFVIEGEHGNVAAFPDLARTASRAVSFTTVPGADHFSVLQPASRHIARAILADRGPRPELRIDAAAIAADVAR, from the coding sequence ATGGGTGCTCCTTCGTGTTCGCAGCCGATCGGAACGGGTGGTCGTGAACGTGGGCCGCTGGCCCGGATCCGACGGCCTCGTGGTAGTCAGCTGATGGTGAAGCGGATCTGGCTCTGCGCGCTCGTGGCGATGGGATGTGGACGCGCTTCGAACGATCGAGCGCCCGAGGTCGATCGTGGCGCGCCCCGCGCGAGCGCCGTCGCGAGCTTCCCGCTGGTGCCGGTGCGCGCCGCGTTGAGGACGCAGATCTTCGGCGACGCCGAGCAGAGCCCGGCGCCGGAGCCACCGGCTGGGGTCTTCATCAAGACGTACTATCAGCGCGGCAGCGACTCGCTGGTGGCGTACGAGACGCCCGTGGTCGAGGGTGCGCGCCGCCCCGCCGTGGTCTGGATCGCGGGCGGATTCAACTGGGGCATCGACGCCAACGCCTGGACCCAAGGTGCTGCCGACGACGATCAGTCGGCGACGATGCTGCGGCCGCCGGGCATCGTCTTGATGCGGCCGTCGTTGCGCGGCGCCAACGACAACCCCGGTCGCCCCGAGTGCTTCCTGGGCGAGGTCGACGACATCCTCGCGGCGGCCGACCACATCGCGCAGCGGCCCGACGTCGACCCGAGCCGCATCTACCTGGGCGGGCACTCGACTGGTGGGACCCTCGCCCTGCTGGCGGCGGCGAGCACCGCGCGGTTCCGCGCGGTGTTCGCGTTCGGACCGGTCGCCGATCCTCGCGACTACGGGGCCGACGGGTGCCTGCCGTCCCACGCGAGCGAGGACGAGGTCGTTCCCCGCGCGCCGATGGCGTGGATGAACGGGATCGTGACACCGACGTTCGTCATCGAGGGCGAGCACGGCAACGTCGCCGCGTTCCCGGATCTCGCCCGCACCGCGAGCCGGGCGGTCTCGTTCACCACGGTGCCGGGCGCAGATCACTTCAGCGTCCTCCAGCCGGCGAGCCGGCACATCGCGCGCGCGATCCTCGCGGATCGCGGCCCGCGCCCGGAGCTCCGCATCGACGCCGCCGCGATCGCGGCCGACGTCGCGCGCTGA
- a CDS encoding suppressor of fused domain protein yields MAKRDDEVSRSGNAILRHQARERAWQPPAESAGAEEIVRYFERHFGEAATVFHEVMSDMVHLDVHVIPPHAERDCWTLFTTGMSDLPMAAPPGAEELTYAELMISLPASWRLDVLSVTPPPDDLERWYWPVGWLKQLARMPHTYETWLGYGHTIPNGDPAEPFAPGTALCGWLLLPPIGLPAEELQVTLRDGRAVHVFALHALYAEEMALKLDQGTDAILDGFDRVGATEVLTLDRRPVTRRKLFGLF; encoded by the coding sequence ATGGCGAAGCGCGACGACGAGGTCTCTCGGAGCGGAAACGCGATCCTGCGCCACCAGGCGCGCGAGCGCGCGTGGCAGCCGCCCGCCGAGAGCGCGGGCGCCGAGGAGATCGTGCGCTACTTCGAGCGGCACTTCGGCGAGGCGGCCACGGTGTTCCACGAGGTCATGTCCGACATGGTGCACCTCGATGTGCACGTCATCCCGCCTCACGCGGAGCGCGACTGCTGGACGCTGTTCACGACGGGGATGAGCGACCTGCCCATGGCGGCGCCGCCGGGCGCGGAGGAGCTGACGTACGCCGAGCTCATGATCTCGCTGCCGGCGTCGTGGCGCCTCGACGTGCTGTCGGTGACCCCGCCGCCGGACGATCTGGAGCGCTGGTACTGGCCGGTCGGCTGGCTCAAGCAGCTCGCCCGGATGCCCCACACGTACGAGACCTGGCTCGGCTACGGGCACACGATCCCGAACGGCGATCCGGCCGAGCCGTTCGCGCCCGGGACCGCGCTGTGCGGGTGGCTGCTCCTGCCGCCGATCGGGCTGCCCGCGGAGGAGCTGCAGGTGACGCTACGCGACGGGCGAGCGGTGCACGTGTTCGCGCTGCACGCGCTGTACGCCGAGGAGATGGCGCTGAAGCTGGACCAGGGGACGGACGCGATCCTCGACGGCTTCGACCGCGTCGGCGCGACCGAGGTCCTGACGCTGGACCGCCGGCCGGTGACGCGCCGGAAGCTGTTCGGGCTGTTCTGA
- a CDS encoding GFA family protein yields the protein MSEASDDGPARLLSGACHCGRASWTLAGDPGSVTVCNCTLCRRNGALWAYDYDGERIHVHGHTTSYIRADLSEPGLETMFCPTCACVVAWRGLSLEGDGRRRCAVNVRLAPPDEVAGLLIDRFDGLVNFEDLPRDGRCVRDYLF from the coding sequence ATGAGCGAAGCCAGCGATGACGGCCCAGCGAGACTCCTGTCCGGCGCCTGTCACTGCGGGCGTGCGTCCTGGACGCTGGCCGGCGATCCGGGATCGGTCACGGTGTGCAACTGCACGCTGTGTCGCCGCAACGGCGCCTTGTGGGCCTACGACTACGACGGCGAGCGCATCCACGTGCACGGCCACACGACGAGCTACATCAGAGCCGACCTGTCCGAGCCTGGCCTGGAGACGATGTTCTGCCCGACGTGCGCGTGCGTCGTGGCGTGGCGCGGACTCTCGCTCGAAGGCGATGGCCGCCGGCGCTGCGCGGTCAACGTACGACTGGCGCCGCCGGATGAGGTCGCCGGGTTGTTGATCGATCGATTCGACGGCCTGGTCAACTTCGAGGACCTGCCGCGCGACGGCCGATGCGTCCGCGACTACCTGTTCTAG
- a CDS encoding VOC family protein: MMIELATVVVDEYDPAIAFFVDALGFTLVEDVPATTNDGRDKRWVVVRPPGAQTGLLLARADGEEQRQVVGRQHAGRVGFFLRVEAFEATLARLRQAGAEIVTVPRDEPYGRVVVFRDVAGNRWDLLGPRPSASG, encoded by the coding sequence ATGATGATCGAGCTCGCGACCGTGGTCGTGGACGAGTACGACCCGGCGATCGCATTCTTCGTCGACGCCCTGGGGTTCACGCTGGTGGAGGACGTGCCCGCCACGACCAACGACGGCCGGGACAAGCGGTGGGTGGTGGTGCGGCCGCCCGGAGCGCAGACCGGCCTCCTGCTCGCGCGGGCCGACGGGGAGGAGCAGCGGCAGGTCGTCGGACGCCAGCACGCCGGCCGCGTCGGGTTCTTCCTGCGGGTCGAGGCCTTCGAGGCGACCCTCGCGCGGCTCCGCCAGGCCGGCGCGGAGATCGTGACCGTCCCGCGCGATGAGCCGTACGGCCGCGTCGTCGTGTTTCGTGACGTCGCCGGCAATCGCTGGGACCTGCTCGGACCCCGGCCGTCGGCGAGCGGGTGA
- a CDS encoding matrixin family metalloprotease, translating to MRTSALLVSCVGLIAALPGCGARAGASILAGAPRERDLPEPIVDEAQLRPDTFGYGAGGKALAIVGCDAPIEYALGALDPRFGLGRKQALRAIATAAASWARLAGRPLFRYSPRSAFKIDFVFDERQEMMVERIEGRDPIVEVRRRHTELRAERDRALFAYEERRRAYEASVATWNQQGGAPPDVKRELDAEKQRLRAEQARVDGMLPRLEALAFFINSRGRQADPADYPHLLAGRTRREASGTRVTKLRIEIYMFRGWARLPAVLAHELGHSLGMNHVAAADAIMYGGPAYGPETSADDATALARVCPPPR from the coding sequence GTGCGAACCTCGGCGCTCCTGGTCTCGTGCGTGGGCCTCATCGCGGCGCTGCCGGGGTGCGGCGCACGCGCCGGTGCCAGCATCCTGGCCGGCGCGCCCCGCGAGCGGGACCTGCCCGAGCCGATCGTCGACGAGGCCCAGCTGCGCCCGGACACCTTCGGCTACGGGGCTGGCGGGAAGGCGCTGGCGATCGTCGGGTGCGACGCGCCGATCGAGTACGCGCTGGGCGCGCTGGATCCACGGTTCGGCCTGGGCCGGAAGCAGGCGCTCAGGGCGATCGCCACCGCGGCGGCGTCGTGGGCGCGCCTCGCCGGCCGGCCGCTGTTCCGCTACAGCCCCCGCTCGGCGTTCAAGATCGACTTCGTCTTCGACGAACGGCAAGAGATGATGGTCGAGCGGATCGAAGGCCGCGACCCGATCGTCGAGGTTCGTCGCCGTCACACCGAGCTCCGCGCGGAGCGCGACCGCGCGCTCTTCGCCTACGAGGAGCGCCGCCGTGCGTACGAGGCGAGCGTGGCAACCTGGAACCAGCAAGGGGGCGCGCCGCCCGACGTCAAGCGCGAGCTCGATGCCGAGAAGCAGCGCCTGCGCGCCGAGCAGGCCCGGGTCGACGGGATGCTGCCGCGGCTCGAGGCGCTGGCGTTCTTCATCAACTCGCGCGGCCGCCAGGCCGACCCCGCCGACTACCCCCACCTGCTCGCCGGCAGGACGCGCCGCGAGGCCAGCGGCACGCGGGTGACGAAGCTCCGCATCGAGATCTACATGTTCCGTGGCTGGGCGCGCCTGCCCGCGGTCCTCGCGCACGAGCTCGGGCACAGCCTCGGGATGAACCACGTCGCGGCGGCCGACGCGATCATGTACGGCGGCCCGGCCTACGGACCGGAGACGTCGGCCGACGACGCGACCGCGCTCGCGCGCGTGTGTCCGCCGCCGCGCTAA
- a CDS encoding trypsin-like serine protease, translated as MKFSGLCLVLISGLTAAPALAGPTQQAPIVGGTSTSVGQYPTTVAIELGGGLCTGTLLTKDWILTAAHCVDPAVLGVSQAQITASTRVHFDTVNLRTTPGIVVTASETIKHPQFNVNNLGMRDIGLIRLSTPVTDRVPVPINLVAGRAPVGIGVTMVGYGVTSRQATQSAGVERVVEQTSVSCAFGGQSDTDLLCFNQTNGKGKCEGDSGGPSFATIAGQQVQIGVTSFGDQNCAQFGADTRTDAETAFLLEHVPELQCGADGVCAASCGQGALPADPDCGCDADHPCGEGHTCFVDVCIVDPFAAGGVGSACTSADECESGTCATTSSEQLCTFACSPGAADACPDGFTCRDVAGGDGVCWPADDGGCCSTGGRGPGASLIGVALVALGLGRRRRRR; from the coding sequence ATGAAGTTCTCTGGCTTGTGCCTCGTGTTGATCTCCGGGCTGACCGCGGCGCCGGCCCTGGCCGGCCCCACCCAGCAGGCCCCGATCGTCGGCGGCACCTCGACCTCGGTGGGCCAGTACCCGACGACCGTCGCCATCGAGCTCGGCGGCGGCCTGTGCACCGGGACGCTGCTCACCAAGGACTGGATCCTCACCGCCGCCCACTGCGTCGACCCGGCGGTGCTGGGCGTGTCGCAGGCGCAGATCACCGCGAGCACCCGGGTCCACTTCGACACCGTCAACCTCCGGACCACGCCCGGCATCGTCGTGACCGCGAGCGAGACCATCAAGCACCCGCAGTTCAACGTGAACAACCTCGGCATGCGCGACATCGGCCTGATCCGCTTGTCGACGCCGGTGACCGACCGCGTCCCGGTGCCGATCAACCTGGTCGCCGGCCGCGCGCCGGTCGGCATCGGGGTGACCATGGTCGGCTACGGCGTGACCAGCCGGCAGGCGACGCAGTCGGCCGGCGTCGAGCGGGTCGTCGAGCAGACCTCGGTGAGCTGCGCCTTCGGCGGCCAATCTGACACCGACCTGCTGTGCTTCAACCAGACCAACGGCAAGGGCAAGTGCGAGGGCGACTCGGGCGGCCCGTCGTTCGCGACCATCGCCGGTCAGCAGGTCCAGATCGGCGTGACCTCGTTCGGCGACCAGAACTGCGCCCAGTTTGGCGCCGACACCCGCACCGACGCCGAGACGGCCTTCCTGCTCGAGCACGTGCCGGAGCTCCAGTGCGGCGCCGACGGCGTGTGCGCCGCGAGCTGTGGCCAGGGCGCGCTGCCGGCCGATCCGGACTGCGGCTGCGATGCCGACCACCCGTGCGGCGAGGGCCACACGTGCTTCGTGGACGTCTGCATCGTCGACCCGTTCGCCGCCGGCGGTGTCGGCAGCGCCTGCACCTCCGCCGACGAGTGTGAGTCCGGCACCTGCGCGACGACGTCGTCGGAGCAGCTGTGCACGTTCGCGTGCAGCCCGGGCGCGGCCGATGCGTGCCCCGACGGGTTCACGTGTCGCGACGTCGCCGGCGGTGACGGCGTGTGCTGGCCCGCCGACGACGGCGGCTGCTGCAGCACCGGTGGCCGCGGGCCCGGGGCCTCGCTGATCGGCGTGGCCCTGGTCGCGCTGGGCCTGGGCCGCCGCCGTCGCCGCCGCTGA